A single Prevotella sp. E15-22 DNA region contains:
- a CDS encoding VWA domain-containing protein, with translation MYRFENPEYLWLMVVVGVLAIIRFVTYFNQKKRLRKFGDPDLLRHLMPDVSRWRPLVKFLMLELALTLLIVMAARPQQANGVSQEKRQGIEAIIALDVSNSMRAQDVTPNRLDRAKMMVENLVEDFTDSKVGLIVFAGDAFVQLPITSDYVSAKMFLSSIDPSMIVNQGTDIAAAINMASHSFTQQEGVGKAIIVITDGEDHEGGAMEAAKEAHEKGFNIYILGIGSTKGEPIPDPQTGNFMTDNQGNMVMSKLNEDMCREIAQAGGGAYIHVDNSSSAQRLLDEELDKLEKGDTVIYSHYEELFQYAGVLAMLLLIVEICIMDCKNPLFKKIKLFKK, from the coding sequence ATGTATAGATTTGAAAATCCAGAATATCTATGGCTGATGGTGGTTGTTGGCGTGCTGGCCATCATCCGTTTCGTCACCTATTTCAATCAGAAGAAGCGCCTGCGTAAGTTTGGCGACCCCGACCTTCTGCGTCATCTGATGCCCGATGTATCACGTTGGCGTCCGTTGGTTAAATTTCTGATGCTTGAATTAGCTCTCACCCTGCTTATTGTAATGGCAGCCCGCCCACAGCAGGCCAATGGCGTGAGTCAGGAGAAACGCCAAGGCATCGAGGCTATCATAGCTCTCGATGTCAGTAACTCCATGCGTGCGCAGGATGTTACTCCCAATCGTTTAGACCGCGCCAAGATGATGGTAGAGAACCTTGTTGAGGACTTCACCGATTCGAAGGTTGGTCTGATTGTTTTTGCTGGCGACGCCTTTGTTCAGTTACCCATCACCAGCGACTACGTGTCGGCTAAGATGTTTCTCAGTAGCATCGACCCCTCGATGATTGTCAACCAGGGCACCGATATTGCAGCTGCTATCAACATGGCCTCACACAGTTTTACCCAGCAAGAGGGTGTAGGCAAGGCCATCATAGTCATTACCGATGGTGAGGACCACGAGGGTGGAGCGATGGAAGCCGCCAAGGAAGCACACGAGAAAGGCTTTAACATCTATATCCTCGGCATAGGCAGTACAAAGGGCGAGCCCATTCCCGACCCACAGACCGGCAACTTTATGACCGATAACCAAGGCAATATGGTGATGTCGAAGTTGAACGAGGACATGTGCCGTGAGATTGCACAGGCCGGTGGCGGAGCCTATATCCATGTGGATAACAGTTCTAGCGCCCAGCGCCTGTTGGACGAAGAACTCGACAAGCTCGAGAAGGGCGATACCGTTATCTATAGCCACTACGAGGAACTCTTTCAGTATGCTGGTGTCCTGGCCATGCTGCTGTTGATTGTAGAGATATGTATTATGGATTGCAAGAATCCTTTGTTTAAGAAGATAAAACTGTTTAAGAAATGA
- a CDS encoding S-adenosylmethionine:tRNA ribosyltransferase-isomerase: MDTKHIRISDYNYPLPDERIAKFPLAQRDHSKLLVYNHGEVGEDTFCHLPSHLPQGALMVFNNTKVIQARLHFRKETGALIEIFLLEPAEPSDYELMFQMRGHCSWYCLVGNLKKWKEGTLKRELDIHGEHLTMSATRGDIHGTSYRIDFEWDNYSISFAEILESMGELPIPPYLNRETQESDKTTYQTVYSKIKGSVAAPTAGLHFTPEVLSAIDAHGIDREEVTLHVGAGTFKPVKSEEIEGHTMHTEYISVRRQTLEKLLAHNCEAIAVGTTSVRTLESLYYMGLKVMRKPDMQESELHVMQWEPYEEQENRGNEQAVSSIKAIEALLGWLDRNGLQTLHSSTQIIIAPGYSYKIVKMLVTNFHQPQSTLLLLVSAFVHGDWHKIYDYALAHDFRFLSYGDSSLLIP, from the coding sequence ATGGATACAAAACACATTCGCATCAGCGACTATAACTACCCCTTGCCAGACGAGCGCATAGCTAAGTTCCCTCTGGCCCAGCGCGACCATTCTAAATTGCTGGTATACAATCACGGTGAGGTGGGCGAGGACACGTTCTGCCATCTGCCCAGTCATCTGCCTCAAGGCGCATTGATGGTTTTCAACAATACGAAGGTCATTCAAGCCCGACTGCATTTCCGCAAGGAAACGGGTGCCCTTATCGAGATATTCCTGCTGGAGCCAGCTGAGCCATCAGACTACGAACTGATGTTTCAGATGCGTGGTCATTGCTCGTGGTACTGTCTTGTGGGCAACCTGAAGAAATGGAAGGAAGGCACGCTGAAGCGCGAGCTCGACATTCATGGCGAGCACCTTACGATGAGTGCCACCCGTGGCGATATTCACGGCACCAGCTATCGCATAGACTTTGAGTGGGATAATTATAGCATCTCGTTTGCCGAGATTCTCGAGTCGATGGGTGAACTGCCCATTCCGCCATATCTGAACCGCGAGACTCAGGAAAGCGACAAGACCACCTATCAGACCGTCTATTCAAAGATTAAGGGTAGTGTGGCTGCTCCCACTGCCGGACTTCATTTCACGCCCGAGGTGCTTTCGGCCATCGATGCTCACGGCATTGACCGCGAGGAGGTGACGCTGCACGTGGGTGCTGGCACGTTCAAGCCCGTGAAGAGCGAGGAGATAGAAGGTCATACGATGCATACCGAGTATATCAGTGTGCGCCGCCAGACATTAGAGAAACTCTTGGCGCACAACTGCGAGGCTATTGCCGTAGGCACCACCAGCGTACGTACCCTCGAGAGCCTGTATTATATGGGTCTCAAGGTGATGCGGAAGCCCGATATGCAGGAGAGTGAACTGCACGTGATGCAATGGGAGCCGTATGAGGAGCAAGAAAATAGAGGCAATGAGCAGGCGGTTTCGTCCATAAAGGCTATTGAGGCTCTGCTTGGCTGGCTCGACCGCAACGGTCTGCAGACCCTGCACAGCAGTACCCAGATAATCATAGCCCCCGGCTATAGTTATAAGATTGTGAAGATGCTGGTGACCAACTTCCACCAGCCGCAGTCCACGCTGCTGTTGCTTGTCAGCGCCTTTGTTCATGGCGACTGGCACAAGATTTACGACTATGCCTTGGCTCATGACTTCCGTTTTCTGAGCTATGGCGACAGTTCGCTACTCATTCCTTAG
- a CDS encoding phosphatase PAP2 family protein, protein MDWTTIIDMDKQLLLWFNGSDSLFLDGMAKTLTTASTWIPLYFSLLYLVLKNNNSVQKILLILGAAGLCVFLAGSLNDLLIKPWVCRWRPSRDPEIAMLVDTVNGYRGGDYGFFSSHAANTFSIALFFSLLIRSRALTIGLVLWSLTNCWTRMYLGVHYPGDILCGLLWGATVGIGVWYLHQYLRHRIDDSEQFVSTQYTSTGYLLSDVSVVLSILVLTVFYAILRSCLYIHA, encoded by the coding sequence ATGGACTGGACAACGATTATAGATATGGACAAGCAGTTGCTGTTGTGGTTCAATGGCAGCGACTCGCTGTTTCTCGACGGTATGGCCAAGACGCTGACCACCGCTTCGACGTGGATTCCCCTGTATTTCAGTCTGCTGTATCTTGTTCTCAAAAACAATAACAGCGTTCAGAAGATACTTCTGATACTGGGTGCTGCGGGCCTTTGCGTGTTTCTGGCCGGTTCGCTCAACGACCTGCTCATCAAACCCTGGGTGTGCCGTTGGCGTCCTTCACGCGACCCCGAAATAGCGATGCTCGTCGACACGGTGAACGGTTATCGTGGGGGTGACTACGGCTTCTTCTCGTCGCATGCGGCCAACACGTTTAGTATCGCTTTGTTCTTCTCGTTGCTCATTCGCAGTCGTGCCCTCACCATAGGACTTGTGCTGTGGTCGCTCACTAATTGCTGGACCCGTATGTATCTGGGTGTTCATTATCCCGGCGACATTCTCTGCGGACTTCTATGGGGTGCCACTGTGGGTATCGGCGTGTGGTATCTTCACCAGTACTTGCGCCATCGTATAGACGACAGCGAGCAGTTTGTATCTACTCAATATACCAGTACCGGCTATTTGCTCAGCGACGTCAGCGTAGTACTCTCGATACTTGTGCTCACCGTTTTCTACGCCATTTTGCGCAGCTGCCTCTATATTCACGCATAA
- a CDS encoding tetratricopeptide repeat protein — translation MNISKFILILILAVIGTGSISADNRQSRKYIRHGNSLYRSGKHREALVDYYKAMRADSTNARALYNLGTSMFPEQWKVVGEHQRDTMINYFKSAAQHETTPYRKSQAFHNIGVICQGAHDFQNAVEAYKMALRFNPNDDETRYNLVLCQRQLKKQGGGNNNQQNKQDNQQDKQDQQKQQDKQQQQKQDKQQEQQEPPMSKENAEQLLNAAMQQEKQTQQRMQDAKQQQSKRRRIEKNW, via the coding sequence ATGAATATTTCAAAGTTTATTTTGATTCTTATCCTGGCTGTTATTGGTACTGGGAGTATCTCTGCCGATAACCGTCAGTCGCGCAAATATATCCGCCACGGCAACAGTCTCTACCGCTCGGGTAAGCATCGCGAGGCTCTCGTAGACTATTACAAGGCTATGCGTGCCGATAGCACTAATGCCCGTGCTCTTTATAACCTTGGCACCTCGATGTTTCCCGAGCAATGGAAGGTGGTAGGCGAGCACCAGCGCGACACCATGATTAACTATTTCAAGTCGGCCGCCCAGCACGAGACCACTCCTTATAGAAAGTCGCAAGCCTTCCACAACATAGGCGTTATCTGTCAGGGAGCTCACGATTTTCAGAATGCCGTTGAGGCCTATAAGATGGCTTTGCGCTTTAATCCGAACGACGACGAGACACGCTATAACCTTGTGCTGTGTCAGCGCCAACTGAAAAAGCAAGGCGGAGGCAATAACAATCAGCAAAATAAGCAAGACAACCAGCAAGATAAGCAAGACCAGCAGAAGCAGCAAGACAAGCAGCAGCAACAGAAGCAGGACAAGCAACAGGAGCAGCAAGAACCTCCAATGAGCAAGGAGAACGCCGAACAGTTGCTGAATGCCGCCATGCAGCAAGAGAAGCAGACCCAGCAGCGTATGCAGGATGCCAAGCAGCAGCAGTCAAAGCGTCGTAGGATAGAGAAAAACTGGTAG
- a CDS encoding BatD family protein, with amino-acid sequence MKRLLLIISFFNFVLTATIAQRLTANAPQQVAVGQQFRLTYTVNSQDVSGFRMGQVPSEAFEILMGPSTSTQSSFSMINGQTSQTSSVTYTYILSALKNGTFTIPAATINVGGNHVKSNALKIEVVGTAQGGGSRQGGRAQQQNEMRAAGSAISGSDLFIKVSASKQRVYEQEPILLTYKVYTLVSLTQLEGKMPDLKGFHTQEIPLPQEKSFKIEQFNGRNYKTVTWSQYVMFPQMSGKLQVPPITFNGIVVQQNRNVDPFEAFFNGGSGYVEVKKQIKAPGVTIDVMPLPKRPAGFSGGVGSFKMKTEIDKTDLKTNDPLTVRVTISGTGNMKLMKAPEVKFPKDFDTYDVKTTDKTRLTAGGLEGSMIYEYLAVPRHQGKFTVPAIEFTYFDTAEKQYKTLTSESYDLDIAKGEGGESAVQSYGGDQEEIQMLANDIRFIKLDEVSNEDDDNRYFGSTQHIISLIGLLCLFIAIIIAFRKRAIENADLVKVRGKRANKIATKRLKKSARLMKDNKPGEFYDEALRALWGYVGDKLNIPVEQLSRENISDRLSARQVDEAVIRQFIEAIDECEFERYAPGDPKGNMSKVYQLAMSAIEKIEEGMNRKHKKTVATAVLLLLFMLPSSAFALSKADADSSYVHENYQKAIEQYEELIKHYGSRVELHYNLGNAYYRMDDMPHAVLNYERALLLAPGDADIRFNLQLARSKTVDKIVPQSEFFVVTWYRSVVNLMSADAWAQTGCFLLVAIFLLFFVYLFCTRIWLRKIGFFGSIAVFFAFLLSNIFAWQQTCIVDNRDGAIIMDAAVPVKSTPSQGGTDLFILHEGTKVRVLDNSIGDWCEVSVPDGKQGWVETKQIEVI; translated from the coding sequence ATGAAACGATTATTACTCATCATATCGTTTTTCAATTTTGTTTTGACGGCGACCATAGCCCAGCGCCTCACCGCCAATGCCCCTCAGCAAGTGGCTGTGGGTCAACAGTTCAGGCTGACCTATACCGTCAACTCGCAAGATGTTTCTGGCTTCCGTATGGGACAGGTGCCCAGCGAGGCATTCGAGATACTGATGGGACCCAGCACCAGTACACAGAGCAGTTTCAGTATGATCAATGGCCAGACCTCTCAGACCTCGAGCGTCACCTATACTTATATACTTTCTGCCCTGAAGAATGGCACCTTTACTATTCCCGCCGCCACAATTAACGTTGGAGGCAATCATGTGAAATCGAACGCCTTGAAGATAGAGGTGGTTGGCACAGCCCAGGGTGGAGGATCCCGTCAGGGAGGCCGCGCACAGCAGCAGAACGAGATGCGAGCAGCCGGCTCTGCTATTAGCGGTTCCGACCTTTTTATTAAGGTTAGCGCGTCAAAACAGCGTGTTTACGAGCAGGAACCTATACTTCTCACCTATAAAGTATATACTTTGGTGAGTCTTACTCAGTTGGAAGGTAAGATGCCCGACCTGAAAGGTTTCCACACCCAAGAGATACCTCTGCCTCAGGAGAAGAGCTTTAAGATTGAGCAGTTTAATGGTCGTAACTACAAAACTGTCACATGGAGTCAGTACGTGATGTTCCCCCAGATGTCTGGCAAGTTGCAGGTTCCTCCCATCACCTTCAATGGCATCGTGGTTCAGCAGAACCGCAACGTGGATCCCTTCGAGGCCTTCTTCAACGGTGGCTCTGGCTATGTGGAGGTGAAGAAACAGATCAAGGCTCCGGGTGTTACCATCGACGTGATGCCTCTGCCCAAGCGCCCTGCTGGATTCTCTGGCGGCGTGGGCAGTTTCAAGATGAAGACCGAGATAGACAAGACAGATTTGAAAACTAACGATCCTCTGACCGTACGCGTCACTATCAGCGGCACCGGCAATATGAAGCTGATGAAAGCACCCGAGGTGAAGTTTCCCAAGGACTTCGACACCTACGACGTGAAGACCACTGATAAGACACGCCTCACCGCTGGCGGACTTGAAGGCAGCATGATATACGAATATCTGGCTGTGCCTCGTCATCAGGGCAAGTTCACTGTGCCTGCCATCGAGTTTACCTATTTCGATACTGCCGAGAAACAATACAAGACCCTTACTTCAGAGTCGTACGACCTCGATATTGCCAAGGGAGAAGGGGGCGAGAGTGCAGTTCAAAGCTACGGCGGCGACCAGGAAGAGATCCAGATGCTGGCCAACGATATTCGTTTCATCAAGTTGGACGAAGTGTCCAACGAGGATGACGACAATCGCTACTTCGGCTCAACACAGCATATCATTAGTCTCATCGGTTTACTTTGTTTATTCATTGCCATTATCATTGCTTTCCGTAAGCGTGCTATTGAAAATGCCGACCTGGTGAAGGTTCGCGGCAAACGCGCAAATAAGATTGCCACCAAGCGTCTGAAGAAGTCAGCTCGTCTGATGAAGGACAATAAGCCTGGCGAATTCTACGACGAGGCCCTGCGTGCTCTATGGGGCTATGTAGGTGATAAACTGAATATCCCTGTTGAACAACTCTCGCGCGAAAATATCAGCGACCGTTTGAGTGCCCGTCAGGTTGACGAGGCAGTTATCCGCCAGTTTATCGAGGCCATCGATGAGTGTGAGTTCGAGCGCTATGCTCCCGGCGATCCTAAGGGTAATATGAGTAAAGTATATCAGTTGGCCATGAGTGCCATCGAGAAGATTGAAGAAGGAATGAATCGCAAACACAAGAAAACCGTTGCCACAGCCGTACTGCTGTTACTCTTCATGCTGCCGTCGTCAGCATTTGCTTTGAGTAAGGCCGATGCCGACAGTAGCTATGTACACGAGAACTATCAGAAAGCAATCGAGCAGTATGAGGAGTTGATTAAGCATTATGGGTCGCGTGTTGAGCTCCACTATAACCTGGGCAATGCCTACTACCGCATGGACGACATGCCCCACGCCGTGCTCAACTATGAGCGTGCCCTGCTGTTGGCTCCAGGCGATGCCGACATCCGTTTTAATCTGCAGTTGGCCCGTAGTAAGACCGTCGATAAGATTGTGCCCCAGAGCGAGTTCTTTGTCGTCACATGGTATCGTTCGGTGGTCAATTTGATGAGTGCCGATGCATGGGCTCAAACGGGCTGTTTCCTTCTAGTCGCCATCTTCCTGCTGTTCTTTGTATATCTGTTCTGCACGCGCATCTGGCTACGCAAGATAGGCTTCTTCGGCAGCATCGCCGTGTTCTTTGCCTTCCTGCTGAGTAACATCTTTGCATGGCAGCAGACATGTATTGTTGACAATCGCGATGGCGCCATCATCATGGATGCCGCTGTGCCCGTGAAAAGTACCCCCTCACAGGGCGGCACCGATCTCTTTATTTTGCACGAAGGCACGAAGGTGCGTGTGCTCGACAACTCGATTGGCGACTGGTGTGAGGTGAGTGTGCCCGATGGTAAGCAAGGCTGGGTGGAAACCAAACAGATTGAGGTAATATAA